The following proteins come from a genomic window of Lysobacterales bacterium:
- a CDS encoding response regulator transcription factor — translation MTQILIADDHPLFRLALTQALRAIAPDAALIEADSLAAARAQLDARHDVDLVLLDLHLPDSHGLMALAELRAEHPAVAVVMISANEDPAVIRRALAFGAAGYIPKGASLDELAVALRAVLNCEEYVPAQLRNAIGTSATSREDQQIAARLASLTPQQFRVLNLVASGQLNKQIADRLGIQERTIKAHLSLIFQKLGVRNRTQASVMLRSLELGDPARIVVDDEGED, via the coding sequence ATGACGCAGATCCTGATCGCCGACGATCACCCGCTGTTCCGGCTCGCGCTGACGCAGGCGCTGCGCGCGATCGCGCCCGACGCGGCGCTGATCGAAGCCGATTCGCTGGCCGCCGCACGCGCACAACTCGATGCGCGCCATGACGTCGACCTGGTCCTGCTCGACCTGCATTTGCCGGACAGCCACGGCCTGATGGCGCTGGCGGAACTGCGTGCGGAACATCCTGCGGTTGCGGTGGTGATGATTTCGGCGAACGAAGACCCGGCGGTGATCCGGCGCGCACTCGCCTTCGGTGCCGCCGGCTACATTCCAAAAGGGGCATCGCTGGACGAACTCGCGGTGGCCCTGCGGGCCGTGCTGAACTGCGAGGAATACGTGCCTGCGCAACTGCGCAACGCCATCGGCACCAGCGCCACCAGCCGCGAAGACCAGCAGATCGCGGCGCGCCTCGCATCGCTCACGCCGCAGCAGTTCCGGGTGCTCAATCTGGTCGCCAGCGGCCAGCTCAACAAGCAGATCGCCGACCGGCTCGGCATCCAGGAGCGCACGATCAAGGCGCATCTTTCACTCATCTTTCAGAAGCTCGGCGTGCGCAACCGCACCCAGGCCTCGGTGATGCTGCGCTCGCTCGAACTTGGCGACCCGGCCCGCATCGTCGTCGACGACGAGGGCGAGGACTGA
- a CDS encoding 3-hydroxybutyrate dehydrogenase yields MTDRFLAGRTALVTGSTSGIGLAIATALGAAGAAVIVHGLGSAEEIAQAERAVRDAGAARAQFLPGDLADPAAIEALMQAAGPLDILVNNAGIQHTAPVANMPPAQWDRILAINLSAVFHTLRLALPGMAERGFGRVVNIASVHGLVASVQKAPYVAAKHGVIGLSKVAALEYAAQGDRASGGITINCICPGFVETALIEPQIAARAAQHGGDRDAGIRDLLGEKQPSLRMTLPDEIGALALWLCRREAHNLNGAAIPVDGGWTAA; encoded by the coding sequence ATGACCGACCGCTTCCTCGCCGGCCGCACGGCCCTTGTCACCGGCTCCACTTCGGGCATCGGGCTGGCCATTGCGACGGCCTTGGGCGCCGCCGGCGCGGCGGTCATCGTGCACGGACTCGGCAGCGCCGAAGAGATTGCGCAAGCCGAACGGGCCGTGCGCGACGCCGGCGCCGCACGTGCGCAGTTCCTGCCCGGCGACCTGGCCGATCCGGCTGCGATCGAGGCACTGATGCAAGCGGCCGGGCCGCTCGACATCCTCGTCAACAATGCCGGCATCCAGCACACCGCGCCCGTCGCGAACATGCCGCCGGCACAATGGGACCGCATCCTCGCGATCAACTTGAGCGCGGTGTTCCACACCCTGCGTCTGGCCTTGCCCGGCATGGCCGAACGCGGCTTCGGCCGCGTCGTCAACATCGCGTCGGTGCACGGTCTGGTCGCGTCGGTGCAGAAGGCGCCATACGTCGCGGCGAAACACGGCGTGATCGGCCTGTCGAAGGTCGCCGCGCTCGAATACGCCGCGCAGGGAGATCGCGCCAGCGGCGGCATCACCATCAACTGCATCTGTCCGGGATTCGTCGAAACCGCGTTGATCGAGCCGCAGATCGCGGCCCGCGCCGCACAGCACGGGGGCGACCGCGACGCCGGCATCCGCGATCTGCTCGGAGAAAAACAACCAAGTCTGCGCATGACCCTGCCCGACGAAATCGGCGCGTTGGCGCTCTGGCTCTGCCGCCGTGAAGCGCATAACCTCAATGGTGCGGCCATTCCGGTCGACGGCGGCTGGACCGCCGCGTGA
- a CDS encoding FG-GAP repeat protein — protein sequence MSSPRPTRITALATALACLTQATGAFAVGLAVERDQLLLLGSAQLPAPTGQTSAGPLAAGDFNCDGESDLAVGSPLSTITGIAGAGSVSMLFGEPMTGVASAGRLLHQDLGNIDGVAEADDRFGSSLTAADFDGDLCTDLAIGVPLEDIDSATNAGMVALLLGETGGLAASNIDLTLPGTGTAPNGTVADHAKGIAVAAVPRMTTASTRPFLAISATGHDHDALATNSGGVSVRRNASGILDGVASFFERSDLPGESDRYVGRFGDVLAAGDFDGDGFGDLVAYTQAVDGCFFNSGPDCIRNEGALFVNYGAASAANFRYEVLHQDVAGIAGAVELNDQFGEQMAVGDFNNDGLDDLAVGAISEDVGDLFNAGTVTVLYGHPGGLAANTASSDTIDENDFSGLLQEEGDEFGGGLAAGDFNRDGFDDLAIGVAGEDLVNGGVNVGSVIVASGSAAGIVLGTRTVVNLDSSGRSRSGDRYGATLASGDFNNDNVDDLAVGIPNRKDGSATIKGAVHLVFSTADTSTSIQSISPPQVMPGQTYSVTVRSRRIGVAATPLGRGTVNVQELGGGSCVATLNTVGDGSCSITAGTLGTRTVNASYPGVAGFRASNATAASVSVVGTGIFQNSFE from the coding sequence ATGTCGTCGCCACGCCCAACCCGAATCACCGCCCTCGCTACGGCATTGGCCTGCCTGACGCAAGCGACTGGCGCCTTCGCCGTCGGCCTGGCGGTCGAACGCGACCAACTGCTGCTGCTCGGATCAGCACAACTGCCGGCACCGACGGGCCAAACCAGCGCGGGTCCGCTCGCGGCCGGCGATTTCAATTGCGACGGTGAATCGGATCTCGCCGTCGGTTCGCCGCTCTCCACGATCACGGGCATTGCCGGGGCCGGATCGGTCTCGATGCTTTTCGGGGAGCCGATGACCGGTGTCGCCAGTGCCGGCCGTCTGCTGCATCAGGACCTCGGCAACATTGACGGCGTGGCCGAGGCCGACGATCGTTTCGGGTCCAGCCTCACCGCCGCGGACTTCGATGGCGATCTCTGCACCGACCTGGCCATCGGTGTGCCGCTCGAGGACATCGACAGCGCGACCAATGCCGGCATGGTCGCCCTGCTGCTGGGAGAGACCGGCGGGCTGGCCGCCAGCAACATCGACCTGACGCTGCCCGGCACCGGCACCGCACCGAACGGCACGGTCGCCGACCACGCGAAAGGCATCGCCGTCGCGGCCGTACCGCGCATGACCACGGCGAGCACGCGCCCGTTCCTTGCCATTTCCGCCACCGGCCATGACCACGACGCGCTTGCCACCAATTCGGGCGGCGTCAGCGTGCGCCGCAATGCCAGCGGCATACTCGACGGCGTGGCCTCGTTCTTCGAGCGCAGCGACCTGCCCGGCGAGTCCGACCGCTACGTCGGACGGTTCGGCGACGTCCTCGCCGCCGGCGACTTCGATGGCGACGGCTTCGGCGACCTGGTCGCGTACACCCAGGCCGTCGATGGCTGCTTCTTCAACAGCGGCCCCGACTGCATCCGCAACGAGGGCGCGCTGTTCGTGAACTATGGGGCGGCGTCCGCGGCAAACTTCCGCTACGAGGTCCTGCATCAGGATGTCGCCGGCATTGCCGGTGCCGTCGAACTCAACGACCAATTCGGCGAACAGATGGCCGTCGGCGACTTCAACAACGACGGTCTCGACGATCTCGCCGTCGGCGCGATCTCTGAAGACGTGGGCGACTTGTTCAATGCCGGCACCGTGACCGTGCTCTACGGCCACCCGGGCGGTCTGGCCGCGAATACCGCCAGCAGCGACACCATCGACGAGAACGATTTCAGCGGATTACTGCAAGAAGAAGGCGACGAGTTCGGCGGCGGACTCGCCGCGGGCGATTTCAACCGCGACGGCTTCGACGACCTCGCGATCGGCGTGGCAGGCGAAGACCTGGTGAACGGCGGCGTCAACGTCGGCAGCGTGATCGTCGCCAGTGGATCAGCCGCCGGCATCGTGCTCGGCACCCGCACAGTCGTCAATCTCGATTCGTCCGGTCGCAGCCGCAGCGGTGATCGGTATGGCGCGACGCTCGCCAGCGGCGACTTCAACAACGACAACGTCGATGATCTCGCGGTCGGCATTCCCAACCGCAAGGATGGCAGCGCGACCATCAAGGGTGCCGTGCATCTCGTCTTCAGCACCGCCGACACCAGCACCTCGATCCAGTCGATCTCGCCGCCGCAGGTCATGCCCGGCCAGACCTACAGCGTGACCGTGCGCAGCCGCCGCATCGGCGTCGCCGCCACGCCGCTGGGTCGCGGAACCGTCAACGTGCAGGAACTCGGCGGCGGCAGTTGCGTGGCCACGCTCAATACGGTCGGCGACGGCAGTTGCTCGATCACCGCCGGCACGTTGGGCACGCGCACGGTCAACGCCAGTTATCCGGGCGTCGCGGGATTTCGCGCCAGCAACGCGACCGCCGCCAGCGTCAGCGTGGTCGGTACCGGCATCTTCCAGAACAGCTTCGAATGA
- a CDS encoding zinc ribbon domain-containing protein: MPIYEYVCATCGLKSDHLMRLSDPDPTECPDCGPATLTRAVSAPSFRLSGSGWYETDFKKDGDKKRNLSEGSGSGDSKPAEPAPAAAASTPPAAAASAD; encoded by the coding sequence ATGCCGATCTACGAATACGTCTGCGCCACCTGCGGTCTGAAAAGCGATCACCTGATGCGCTTGTCCGATCCGGACCCGACCGAATGCCCTGATTGCGGTCCGGCGACGCTGACGCGCGCGGTGTCGGCACCGTCGTTCCGCCTGTCCGGCTCGGGCTGGTACGAAACCGACTTCAAGAAGGACGGCGACAAGAAGCGGAATCTCAGCGAAGGCAGCGGTAGCGGCGACAGCAAACCGGCCGAGCCAGCTCCCGCAGCGGCCGCGAGCACGCCGCCGGCCGCTGCCGCCAGCGCGGATTGA